ATGTGAAAGTAGGTCATCGTCAGACACCCCATTCTAAAAACCCCCGTAGCTTACGCTCCGGGGGTTTTTTATTGGCTGATTAAAATGGCATTCGTAGCTTGATGAGACAATGCATCAGGTAATGGAATTTTGATAATTTCGGGCAAGATTTACATAGTGCCTGGCGGAATATTGAAAATAAGCGAGTTCTTCTTCTGTAAGGGGGCGTATTAATTTCGCCGGACGACCTAAATATAAATGGCCGCTTAACAAGGTTTTACCTTCTGCGACCAGACTGCCTGCTCCTACCAATACACGAGGTTCAATCATAACCTTATCCATAATCAAACTACCCATACCGATCAGACATTCATTGGCGATGTTGCAGCCATGTAAAATCACACTATGTCCTATGGTCACATTATCACCAATAATCAGTGGTGACCCAGTAGGATCTAGTTGAGTTTTATGTGATACATGCAAGACGCTGTTATCTTGAATATTAGTATTTGCACCTATATGTATATGATTAACATCGCCCCTGATAACTGCACCACACCATACCGATGAATTCTCCCCTAAAATGACATTGCCGATTACATTCGCGCTATGATGTATCCAGACGTTATTGGCAAGTTTTGGAAAAGTGTCCAGGTAAGCTTCACCTGCTGAAGAATGACTAAGCATATTCTCAATTCCATGTTTGCTAAAATAAGTATTATAAACATTGCTTATTAAAAAACTTTACTGTGCTGTCCATTTTTATATTTTTTAGATTGAACTGAATGAATCCATTACTAGATTTTTCTGGCCTGCCACACTACGACGCATTCAAGGTTGAGCATATCACACCCGCAATCGATGAATTGCTGAAGGCTGGTTCCGAGGTTATTGCCGACATGCTGCAATCCGAGGAATTGCCCACCTGGAGCACATTTGTTCAGCCTATGGAGGATGCAAATGAAAGATTGTCGCGGGCTTGGGGGCCGGTTTCGCATTTGAACAGCGTGATGAATAGTGCCGAATTACGCGAAAGCTATAATGAAAATCTTCCAAAAATAACTCAACATTACGCTTTGTTGGGGCAGAATCTTGCATTGTTTGATAAATTTAAGCTCATAAAAAACAGCCAGAATTTTAGTATCTTAAGCGACGCTCAAAAGAAAATAATAGAAAATGAATTGCGTGACTTTCAATTGGGTGGAGCCGATCTGGATGATAAGGATAAGCCCCGTTTCCTTGAGATTCAGGAAAAGTTATCCCAGTTAGCCGCAAAATTTGAAGAAAATTTACTGGATGCGACTAACGCGTTTAGTCTGTACATTACAGATGCAGCTGAGTTAGCGGGGTTGCCAGAAGATGTGCTGGAAGCTGCGAAGGAAGCCGCTCTCTCTGATGATAGGCCGGGATGGAAGCTGACGCTGCATGCGCCATCGTTTGGGCCGGTTATGCAATACGCTGAGAATCGTATGTTACGCGAAACCATGTATAAGGCATATGTTACTCGTGCTTCTGAGTTTGGTCCTGCAGAATTGGACAATACAGCCTTGATTGCAGATATTGTCAGATTGCGCTACGAAGCGGCGATAATGCTCGGGTTCACCAGCTATGCTGAACTTTCTCTAGCCAGCAAAATGGCTGAGTCTGCTCAACTAGTGATCACATTTCTACAGGAATTAGCGCTACGGGCTAAACCTTACGCGGAACAAGACAAGCAAGAGTTACTTGATTTTGCACGGCAAGAATTGGGGATGAATGATTTGCAGGCATGGGACATCAGTTATGCGAGCGAAAAGTTGCGTGTTGCTCGATATGCCTTTTCGGACCAGGAAGTAAAAGAATATTTTCCTGAATCACAAGTACTGCCCGGCTTGTTTAAATTGATTCATACCCTGTATGGGCTGACCATCCGTCCAGGCAAAGCTGCGGTATGGCACCCTGATGTGAAATTTTATGATATTCATGATGAAACCGGTGGCTTGATCGGTCAGTTTTATCTTGATTTATATGCTCGTGAACATAAGCGAGGTGGCGCATGGATGGATGATGCGCTCACTCGCCGACGCCGGGGCGATGTTATTCAGACTCCGGTGGCTTACCTAACATGTAATTTTTCAGCACCGGTTGGTGGCAGGCCAGCCTTGTTTACGCACGACGAAGTGATTACATTATTCCATGAGTTTGGGCATGGATTGCACCATTTGCTTACCCGGGTTGAAGATCTGGGCGTTTCGGGGATCAATGGTGTGGAATGGGATGCAGTTGAGTTACCTTCACAGTTTATGGAAAACTTCTGCTGGGAATGGGATGTACTTTCACATTTGACTCAGCATGTTGATCGCAAAACAGCGTTACCGCGTGCCTTGTTTGACAAAATGATAGCTGCAAAAAATTTCCAAAGCGGGTTACAGACATTACGCCAGATTGAGTTCTCGTTGTTTGATCTGGAGTTGCATGGTGCTGAGGCCGGCACCGGGATTTCTGCATTGGCGTTATTGCAGAAAATTCGTGAACAGGTAGCAGTTCTGATCCCGCCGGACTACAATCGATTTCCGAATAATTTCTCACATATCTTTGCCGGTGGGTATGCTGCAGGTTATTACAGTTATAAATGGGCCGAGGTCCTCTCGGCTGATGCGTTCAGCTTGTTTGAAGATAACGGCGTGCTGTCACCCGAGATTGGTATCAAGTTCTGGAATGAAATACTTGCAGTGGGTGGGTCACGCCCGGCGTTAGAATCATTTATTGCATTTCGAGGTAGAGAGCCAAATATGGATGCATTGTTACGGCATCATGGGATGAATTGAACATACCGAGGGGGAAATATGCGTACAAGTGTAACTGGGGTAATTTTAATTTTGTGGATGGGCAATGCATACGCAACCGAATTTTATCGCTGGATCGATAAGTCCGGATCTGTACATTATAGCGATCATTCCCCTACTGGTCCGGTTCGGAAATTAGAACAACGCAAACTGGATGCAAACGTGATAGACGGGCAGGCATCTTACCTGGTAAAAGATGCGGTTCAGAAAAATCCGGTTGTTCTGTTTGGGGGCGATTGCGGCCCATTGTGCGCTAATGCAAAGAATTTACTTGAGAAACGCGGCATTCCTTATGCTTTGAAGGAGCCGCAAAAAAATAAAGAGGATGCGGAAGCCTTAAATACACTAACGGGAGCAATGGAATTGCCCGTAATTAAAATTGGTAAAGAGATGATAAAAGGGTTTGAGCCTACACAATGGAATGCAATGCTGGATGAGGCAGGTTATCCCAAGACACGTATACCAGACAGGCGCAAAATCGAAGCGCAGAATACGAATCAGACAAAATAAGCATGAAATTTGTAACGTGGAACGTAAATTCGCTGAAAATTAGATTGCCGCAAGTGCTGGATTGGCTGGAAGCACAACAGCCTGATGTGATTTGCCTGCAAGAAACCAAGCTAGAGGATGGTAATTTCCCTCATGCGGCCATTGAAGCTGCCGGTTACCAGGTCAGGTATATTGGCCAGAAAGCTTATAACGGCGTCGCCATACTGAGCAGATATGCGCTGGAGAATGTCGTTGCGGGCATACCCGGCTGGGAAGATCCGCAACAACGCGTGATCGCTGCCACTGTATCCGGTGTAAGGGTAATTTGCGTATATGTTCCTAATGGACAGAGTCTGGATTCAGACAAGTATCAGTATAAGTTGGCTTGGTTACGTGCGCTTACACGCTATTTGGAGGATGAGTTGGTTAACTATCCTAAGCTTGCTGTCTTAGGCGACTACAATATTGCGCCAGCTGATGAAGATGTTTATGATCCTGTTGCCTGGGATGGCGGGGTGCTGGTTTCACTAGCTGAGCGTGCAGCATTCCAAGGCTTGTTGGCATTGGGTTTGGTGGATAGTTTCCGTTTGTTTGACCAAGCGGCGGGCAGCTTTACTTGGTGGGATTATCGTATGGCGGCATTTCGACGCAACATGGGTGCGCGAATTGACCATATATTACTGTCTGCCGCGCTGGTTGGGTCATGTCGAAAATGTGAGATTGATAAGGAACCGCGGCGGCGGGAGCGCCCATCCGATCATGCGCCGGTCATCATTACCCTGGAGTAAGGGTAATGATGCTATTTACCGATGACACTGCGACCGCGCCGCAAAAAAGTATCAGCCAACTCGTCGCTAATGGTCAGCTTGATCAATTTCTTGCAGGCTAACAAGGCCTCATCCAGGGCGTCCGGCGTGCCGTCTGCATCTTCTATCTTCTTAATAATACGTTCGGCGTTATTTCCCAAAAGCTCTTTGGCTATACCGGCAAGCTGTACTTTTAATAACAGTCCGCCACCACTTGATTGGCTGACCTGACCGTGTATTGTGGACACATCATCATGAATCAGTCCCAAAGAATACAGCTCTTTCAGGACTGACGTCACATCACTGACCCAAAATACTTTTTTTGCCAGGTTGGCGACAGAGGTCTTGCCATCGACCACCAGTAAAGCACGGCGATGGTTGGCGGAGATTTCATGCCCGTGACTGTGGGCAATTTCCTCACCCTTGGGGGTGCGAAATAAGATCAAATCTGGATGCATGATTACTCCAGTTTATTCTGTTAATTCGCGAATAATATTAAAAATCAGGCGGACGGTGACTACAACGTAAATAGCACCGAAAAGGAAGATACATGACACGACTAGCCGCAGGATGTCATCGGGTAGCTGATCGAAGAAAGGCGTTGCCAGGTAGCCGATAGTGAACAGTACGACCAGCATGGTCAGAAAATTCCAGCGTTTACCCACCATGCCACCCGGAATGCTGGATTTGAGTGATAACACCAAATACAGGCAGTAAAACATAAACAGTATGGAGGTGAAATTCAAAACGGTGGTGATATTAAAATCCATGTGTTATCTCCTTGGATGAAACATTATGATGTTTTATGATTATTTTTTGATTATGCCGTAATTCATGGCAAATGTCTTGCTGGTTGCCGTTAACTCAAACTAACGCCGAGGAAACTGCCTATGTAGTAAGTTGCGATACCTGCGGCTCCGCCGATCAGCAACATGCGCAATCCCCCCCGCATAGCCTGGCGACCTGTAAACAGACTGATGCTGGCACCTACCAC
Above is a window of Sulfuriferula thiophila DNA encoding:
- a CDS encoding gamma carbonic anhydrase family protein, with product MLSHSSAGEAYLDTFPKLANNVWIHHSANVIGNVILGENSSVWCGAVIRGDVNHIHIGANTNIQDNSVLHVSHKTQLDPTGSPLIIGDNVTIGHSVILHGCNIANECLIGMGSLIMDKVMIEPRVLVGAGSLVAEGKTLLSGHLYLGRPAKLIRPLTEEELAYFQYSARHYVNLARNYQNSIT
- a CDS encoding M3 family metallopeptidase, yielding MNPLLDFSGLPHYDAFKVEHITPAIDELLKAGSEVIADMLQSEELPTWSTFVQPMEDANERLSRAWGPVSHLNSVMNSAELRESYNENLPKITQHYALLGQNLALFDKFKLIKNSQNFSILSDAQKKIIENELRDFQLGGADLDDKDKPRFLEIQEKLSQLAAKFEENLLDATNAFSLYITDAAELAGLPEDVLEAAKEAALSDDRPGWKLTLHAPSFGPVMQYAENRMLRETMYKAYVTRASEFGPAELDNTALIADIVRLRYEAAIMLGFTSYAELSLASKMAESAQLVITFLQELALRAKPYAEQDKQELLDFARQELGMNDLQAWDISYASEKLRVARYAFSDQEVKEYFPESQVLPGLFKLIHTLYGLTIRPGKAAVWHPDVKFYDIHDETGGLIGQFYLDLYAREHKRGGAWMDDALTRRRRGDVIQTPVAYLTCNFSAPVGGRPALFTHDEVITLFHEFGHGLHHLLTRVEDLGVSGINGVEWDAVELPSQFMENFCWEWDVLSHLTQHVDRKTALPRALFDKMIAAKNFQSGLQTLRQIEFSLFDLELHGAEAGTGISALALLQKIREQVAVLIPPDYNRFPNNFSHIFAGGYAAGYYSYKWAEVLSADAFSLFEDNGVLSPEIGIKFWNEILAVGGSRPALESFIAFRGREPNMDALLRHHGMN
- a CDS encoding glutaredoxin family protein produces the protein MRTSVTGVILILWMGNAYATEFYRWIDKSGSVHYSDHSPTGPVRKLEQRKLDANVIDGQASYLVKDAVQKNPVVLFGGDCGPLCANAKNLLEKRGIPYALKEPQKNKEDAEALNTLTGAMELPVIKIGKEMIKGFEPTQWNAMLDEAGYPKTRIPDRRKIEAQNTNQTK
- the xth gene encoding exodeoxyribonuclease III translates to MKFVTWNVNSLKIRLPQVLDWLEAQQPDVICLQETKLEDGNFPHAAIEAAGYQVRYIGQKAYNGVAILSRYALENVVAGIPGWEDPQQRVIAATVSGVRVICVYVPNGQSLDSDKYQYKLAWLRALTRYLEDELVNYPKLAVLGDYNIAPADEDVYDPVAWDGGVLVSLAERAAFQGLLALGLVDSFRLFDQAAGSFTWWDYRMAAFRRNMGARIDHILLSAALVGSCRKCEIDKEPRRRERPSDHAPVIITLE